Proteins encoded together in one Cherax quadricarinatus isolate ZL_2023a chromosome 68, ASM3850222v1, whole genome shotgun sequence window:
- the LOC128697671 gene encoding protein arginine N-methyltransferase 1-like isoform X5, which translates to MVSDSPRTKAYADAINNNKHLFNDKIVMDVGAGTGILSLFMAAAGAKKVYAVEASGIGVVIQKVAEDNGFGDVIKVYHAKVEDISLPENEKVDVIVSEWMGFYLLHESMLNSVIWARDNFLADDGTVFPSEARIYACPCSLTSFYKEQISFWGSVYGFNMSAVKKYALKSKMTKPEVCLVPESDLLADPVCVKKFNLRWVSEDDVKFFQETTFVGITKPGSYQGLCFWFECDFDGIDYDEDGQAFGTLTTLSTSPFSPPTHWKQIVVVLGYGDENNQQMELTCEEDIGCNEDLNIGTENVGNSSHDKEEKLDIVNDNQESVCPEGQDECRTPNMPDGTFDEISRSSLDNRVETDEVVGWKITLAQCENNMRHYTMTVEMLDPETEEHPVPCSCPRPQCLIISKMLEKEEMENEDTDSS; encoded by the coding sequence GTATTTTGTCACTGTTCATGGCTGCTGCCGGTGCCAAAAAAGTATATGCTGTTGAAGCCAGTGGCATAGGCGTGGTTATTCAGAAAGTAGCCGAGGACAATGGCTTTGGAGATGTTATCAAAGTGTATCATGCTAAAGTAGAAGATATATCTCTCCCGGAAAATGAAAAAGTGGATGTTATTGTATCTGAGTGGATGGGCTTTTATTTATTACATGAGTCTATGTTAAATTCGGTAATATGGGCCAGAGATAACTTTCTTGCAGATGATGGGACAGTCTTTCCATCAGAAGCAAGAATATATGCTTGTCCATGCTCATTAACATCCTTTTATAAAGAACAAATAAGCTTTTGGGGCAGTGTTTATGGGTTTAACATGTCTGCTGTAAAAAAATATGCCTTAAAATCTAAAATGACCAAGCCAGAAGTGTGTCTTGTTCCAGAATCCGATTTGCTAGCAGACCCAGTCTGTGTTAAAAAGTTTAATCTACGATGGGTGTCAGAAGACGATGTAAAGTTTTTTCAAGAGACAACCTTTGTTGGTATCACTAAACCTGGAAGTTATCAAGGACTCTGTTTCTGGTTTGAATGTGATTTTGATGGCATAGACTATGATGAAGATGGACAAGCATTTGGAACATTGACAACTCTCTCAACTTCTCCATTCAGTCCACCTACACACTGGAAACAAATAGTTGTTGTTCTTGGGTATGGAGATGAAAATAACCAACAAATGGAATTAACATGTGAAGAAGACATAGGCTGTAATGAAGATTTAAATATTGGCACTGAGAATGTGGGAAATTCATCTCATGATAAGGAAGAGAAACTTGATATTGTGAATGATAACCAGGAAAGTGTCTGCCCTGAAGGACAGGATGAGTGTAGAACACCAAATATGCCAGATGGAACTTTTGATGAGATAAGTCGGTCCAGCCTTGATAATAGAGTAGAAACTGACGAGGTAGTTGGCTGGAAGATTACATTAGCTCAGTGTGAGAACAATATGCGCCATTATACCATGACTGTTGAAATGTTAGATCCTGAGACAGAGGAGCATCCAGTGCCATGTTCCTGCCCAAGACCACAGTGCCTCATCATTAGCAAGATGTTAGAGAAAGAAGAAAtggaaaatgaggatacagattccTCATAG